One Leishmania panamensis strain MHOM/PA/94/PSC-1 chromosome 24 sequence genomic region harbors:
- a CDS encoding tubulin folding cofactor D, putative (TriTrypDB/GeneDB-style sysID: LpmP.24.2000), translated as MSSPHVGEPMDMWADASDPAPVAMTANADNVPDAEEEVAAAAGANTLDHNEDEEGCGLSFFEEEAECAALLAHAAELLPLANDRLLPSIGQEPNGVAAMLEERFAKIIGRYQDSPHLLHPYLEGLMKPLVDLLLRYLPNATEVWAREARSGVGGSPTTTVGAGQTLPSFAAAGAASATPPSAMTTQTLVVASALGQDLTMFDADAPKTPLHVVCKALCSVIKTAGEKCCTSHFPIDVGHYEDVFYTLQLWVADAARQREWEVRYCLLLWLSNLVLVPFSLALIDTNHAEEGGVSTATERLSLSDATLVTASRFLADASKCREAAALLVARLLTRPDSARHRGLFFSFATFILESTSHFASVGADRAAVVVPQGVPWAFLAEGTQSTFTSLLSQPFLLPGVLLTIAKTVKLGKREELVGFAPRLLTCVATVYEQHLNDSLLCKTAVKVGQRLVLCMLKRRRAEWRYSRHIASLTANLGVATADGAAELKTQQEEAVDRDDVSSDNYYGLDGCEENLETGIGLLLQAVGHKDTVVRWSAAKGIGRVCERLPVAFAKEVMEAVLEVFRNAHSDVHWHGGLLTIAELCRRSLVDTALLAKVVPLVAQGLGYDLSRGTYSVGAHVRDAACYTCWCVARAYDAEDLIIHVRQLSVALVVTALFDREVNVRRAAAAAFQECVGRLGNFEHGIELVTTVDFFSLASLRHAYTVVAPVIAQYDTYRDGMLRELVGTKLLHWDRYVRQMAATALGLVATHEPAASILEEVLPELLRRVEDTTVATRHGAILAIAELIQNLPPSMWNEAHILQFTGILTTLEAARGFSARGGAYIRQACCAMLQAIAGQFLALPRTMEVSRVGGRVEKVLTLAVIFSFLKDTWDNILEWVQHTAADTFCAVAQAYFVTFLPSFHGKVLTELYEGCVFEQRVLRRRGFLAAVGGLPATLLNAPWTPGAATSAEGATSGVSVPLAFETFLPVLQRASLLSPEDLKNPELADAHVRRNAARALARVVVRIDPAAPTVTPSWYTAVMEGTVLQALQDYATDKRGDVGSFVRLAVLEGLPSLLTYGLTAAAAVRLCTAATELRVLQGVVRCVLEKLDRVRAVAGGVLARLLLDKPYDNAFWAEGNGKDEGLSDYELSIKAEVSLLRAHLRHLVTRRGGEESGADGDGSELLAWHNTQQVISCIGPFVLTHCPVSLAHAAMEGLVVSAGDLSEHVRRTAAAALLSAFHGDHTTTADVSGALPQRLSACLMTVLVAHEHEERMLKPASRVLDLLINEGVFAVEQHRAVLEMLRKELKHFALNIMVLLAMVPLLTNVCRSPDVEVRRSAWTLALTMIASRYPKVRAKVATDLYASLLVLTSGAFAPAGLPLEGCRRAMEHLMLVQWDSNDATRTRAARNKLYSMLEIDPPVARAANVGESASEDAQRGSMQPARDHRGAVAATYKSLVQETGY; from the coding sequence ATGTCATCACCTCACGTGGGGGAACCAATGGACATGTGGGCCGATGCAAGTGACCCTGCGCCAGTCGCCATGACGGCCAACGCAGACAATGTGCCGGAcgctgaagaggaggtggccgctgctgctggtgccaaCACGCTAGACCACAACGAGGACGAAGAGGGGTGCGGACTGTCGTtcttcgaggaggaggcagagtgtgccgcgctgctcgccCACgccgcagagctgctgccgctagcAAATGACCGGCTATTGCCCTCCATCGGCCAGGAACCGAACGGGGTGGCGGCCATGTTGGAGGAGCGCTTCGCGAAGATCATCGGCCGCTACCAAGACAGCCCGCACCTCTTGCACCCCTACCTGGAGGGGCTGATGAAGCCTCTCGTGGACCTGCTTCTCCGCTACCTGCCCAATGCCACGGAGGTGTGGGCACGTGAGGCAAGGTCGGGAGTAGGAGGGTCGCCCACAACGACTGTGGGGGCTGGCCAAACCTTGCCGtcgttcgctgctgctggggcagcatcagcaacaCCACCCTCTGCGATGACGACGCagacgctggtggtggcgagtGCACTGGGCCAGGACTTGACCATGTTCGATGCGGACGCCCCCAAGACACCACTGCATGTGGTGTGCAAGGCCCTCTGCAGCGTCATTAAGACTGCTGGCGAGAAGTGCTGCACGAGCCATTTCCCCATCGACGTGGGGCATTACGAAGACGTCTTCTACACGCTTCAGCTGTGGGTGGCCGacgcggcgcggcagcgagagTGGGAGGTGCGCTACTGCCTACTGCTGTGGCTTTCGAACCTCGTCCTTGTCCCCTTCTCTTTAGCTCTTATCGACACGAATCACGCCGAGGAAGGCGGCGTCTCGACGGCGACGGAACGGCTATCGCTGTCAGACGCTACCCTTGTCACAGCAAGCCGCTTCCTCGCGGACGCATCCAAGTGCCGCGAGGCGgctgccctcctcgtcgctcgcCTGCTCACACGACCCGACAGTGCACGGCACCGGGGACTCTTCTTCAGCTTTGCAACCTTCATTCTGGAGTCCACTTCACACTTCGCGTCGGTGGGTGCTGAccgggcagcggtggtggtgccgcaaGGGGTACCGTGGGCCTTTCTTGCCGAAGGCACGCAGAGCACCTTCACCTCACTTCTGTCGCAGCCCTTCCTACTGCCTGGCGTGCTGCTTACCATTGCGAAGACTGTGAAGCTGGGGAAACGGGAGGAGCTCGTCGGCTTTGCACCGCGCTTGCTGACGTGTGTGGCGACCGTCTATGAGCAACATCTTAACGATAGCCTCCTCTGCAAGACGGCGGTGAAGGTGGGTCAGCGGCTGGTGCTGTGCATGTTGAAGCGCCGCCGGGCCGAGTGGCGCTACAGCCGGCACATCGCCTCCCTCACTGCCAACCTCGGCGTTGCAACTGCCGATGGTGCGGCGGAGCTGAAAACGCAacaggaggaggcagtggaCAGGGacgacgtcagcagcgacaactACTACGGGCTGGATGGGTGCGAGGAGAACCTTGAGACTGGGATTGGGCTTCTTCTCCAGGCCGTTGGGCATAAAGACACAGTGGTGCGCTGGAGCGCAGCCAAGGGCATCGGCCGTGTCTGCGAACGGCTGCCCGTTGCGTTTGCCAAGGAGGTTATGGAAGCGGTGCTCGAGGTCTTCAGAAATGCACACAGCGATGTCCACTGGCACGGTGGCCTCCTCACAATCGCggagctgtgccgccgcagcctcgTGGatacagcgctgctggcaaaGGTGGTGCCGTTGGTTGCCCAAGGCCTGGGGTACGATCTCAGCAGGGGCACCTACAGCGTAGGGGCACACGTGCGGGATGCCGCGTGCTACACATGCTGGTGCGTGGCGCGCGCATACGACGCTGAGGACCTCATCATCCACGTGCGCCAGCTGAGCGTTGCGCTCGTGGTGACGGCGCTTTTCGATCGCGAGGTGAACGTGCGccgcgcggcggctgcggcctTTCAAGAGTGTGTCGGTCGCCTCGGCAACTTCGAGCACGGCATTGAGCTGGTGACCACGGTAGACTTCTTTTCActcgcctcgctgcggcACGCGTACACGGTAGTGGCGCCGGTGATCGCGCAGTATGACACGTACCGGGATGGGATGCTGCGGGAGCTCGTCGGTACGAAGCTGCTACACTGGGACCGCTATGTGCGCCAGATGGCCGCTACCGCGCTGGGACTCGTTGCGACCCATGAGCCTGCCGCTTCGATTCTCGAGGAAGTGCTGCCGGAACTACTGAGACGAGTTGAGGacacgacggtggcgacacGCCATGGTGCCATCCTTGCTATCGCCGAACTCATTCAAAACCTCCCGCCGTCCATGTGGAACGAGGCTCACATACTGCAGTTCACTGGTATACTGACAACTCTCGAGGCAGCTCGCGGCTTTAgcgcacgcggtggcgcgTACATCCGACAAGCGTGCTGCGCCATGCTCCAAGCCATTGCTGGTCAGTTCCTCGCGCTGCCGAGGACGATGGAGGTGAGCCGAGTGGGTGGTCGGGTAGAAAAGGTGCTCACCCTCGCCGTtatcttttcctttctcaaGGACACATGGGACAATATTTTAGAGTGGGTACAACATACCGCGGCAGACACCTtctgcgcggtggcgcaggcgtACTTCGTGACGTTTCTCCCATCCTTTCACGGCAAGGTGTTGACGGAGCTGTACGAGGGCTGCGTGTTCGAGCAGCGTGTCCTACGTCGGCGTGGCTtcctcgccgctgtcggcggGTTGCctgcgacgctgctgaaTGCACCGTGGACGCCAGGGGCTGCGACGAGTGCGGAGGGCGCTACCAGCGGCGTGTCAGTTCCTCTGGCATTCGAAACGTTTCTcccagtgctgcagcgtgccTCGTTGTTGAGTCCTGAGGACCTAAAGAACCCGGAGCTGGCGGACGCTCATGTGCGCCGCAACGCGGCTCGCGCCCTCGCGCGGGTGGTTGTCCGCATAGACCCCGCCGCGCCAACCGTGACGCCGTCATGGTACACCGCCGTGATGGAGGGCACGGTGCTGCAAGCGCTGCAGGACTACGCGACGGACAAGCGCGGTGACGTCGGTTCGTTTGTGCGGCTGGCAGTGCTTGAAGGACTTCCCTCTTTGCTGACGTACGGCCtcacggctgctgcggcagtccGACTCTGCACGGCGGCTACGGAGCTACGTGTGCTGCAAGGCGTGGTGCGATGCGTCTTGGAGAAGCTCGACCGAGTACGGGCCGTGGCAGGAGGTGTACTGGCGCGCTTGTTGCTGGACAAGCCGTACGACAATGCGTTTTGGGCCGAGGGGAATGGCAAAGATGAGGGTCTGAGCGACTATGAACTCAGTATTAAGGCAGAGGTATCGCTGCTCCGTGCGCACCTTCGGCACTTGGTGACCCGCCGTGGCGGCGAAGAGAGCGGCGCTGATGGAGACGGAAGCGAGCTCCTCGCCTGGCATAATACACAGCAGGTCATCAGCTGCATTGGTCCGTTCGTGCTGACGCACTGCCCTGTAAGCCTCGCCCACGCCGCGATGGAGGGTCTCGTCGTCTCTGCGGGTGACCTCTCCGAGCACGTGCGCAggacagctgcagcggcgctgctcagcgCTTTCCATGGTGACCATACGACTACGGCTGACGTCTCAGGCGCcttgccgcagcgcctctctgcgtgtctcATGACCGTCCTTGTAGCCCACGAGCACGAGGAGCGCATGCTGAAGCCGGCCAGCCGTGTGCTTGACCTGCTCATCAACGAGGGGGTCTTtgctgtcgagcagcaccgcgcagTGCTGGAGATGCTGCGAAAGGAGCTGAAGCACTTTGCGCTGAACATCATGGTGCTTCTGGCAATGGTGCCTCTGCTGACGAACGTGTGCCGCAGCCCTGACGTCGAGGTGCGGCGCAGTGCGTGGACGCTTGCGCTGACAATGATTGCCAGCCGTTACCCCAAGGTGCGGGCCAAGGTGGCCACAGACCTTTATGCATCACTGCTTGTGTTGACTTCCGGGGCGTTCGCCCCAGCGGGCCTCCCACTGGAGGGATGCAGGCGCGCAATGGAACATCTCATGCTCGTGCAGTGGGACAGCAACGacgccacacgcacgcggGCTGCGCGCAACAAGCTGTACAGCATGCTGGAGATTGATCCGCCTGTCGCTCGAGCAGCCAACGTCGGGGAGTCGGCGAGCGAAGACGCGCAGCGAGGCTCCATGCAGCCGGCGCGGGACCACCGGGGTGCGGTGGCCGCCACGTACAAGTCGCTCGTGCAGGAGACCGGCTACTGA